From a region of the Candidatus Abyssobacteria bacterium SURF_5 genome:
- a CDS encoding magnesium chelatase — protein MKPKTLKELRKSRYRILSVREEMRKNLIAKLKRGEPLFSDIVGYEYTVIPQLENAILSGHDMIFLGERGQAKSRLIRNLIHLLDEEIPIVKGCEINDHPFAPICTSCRKKARELGDALEIEWIGRDRRYAEKLATPDVTVADLIGEVDPIKVAEGKYLSDEEVIHFGLIPRVNRGIFSVNELPDLAEKVQVGLFNIMQERDVQIKGFLVRLNLDVLIVASANPEDYTNRGRIITPLKDRYSSQIRTHYPSNQDVEARIVEQERRRFDENGYVVVLPEFMRDILTQITFLARQNPDVNQHSGVSVRMSISNTECLLSNAEKRAIRLGEKEAVPRISDLPSIVSSTSGKLELESFSFDGKEDRLVNHLISAAIKETFDKYFNISSLGEVVKAFHDGATAVVSDSLESEQYLQQFSEIEALESAARSLCGDCTPAMYASAAEFILEGLYLHQQIHKESVGGKLRYKG, from the coding sequence ATGAAACCAAAAACTCTCAAAGAATTAAGAAAATCGCGATACCGTATTCTCTCGGTTCGCGAGGAAATGCGGAAGAATCTTATTGCCAAATTGAAACGCGGCGAGCCGCTCTTTTCGGATATTGTCGGTTATGAATATACCGTGATTCCGCAGTTGGAGAATGCAATACTGTCGGGGCACGACATGATCTTTCTCGGCGAACGAGGCCAGGCAAAGTCGCGACTGATCCGGAATCTGATCCACCTTCTTGACGAGGAGATACCCATTGTCAAAGGGTGCGAGATCAATGATCATCCGTTCGCGCCCATCTGCACGTCTTGCCGGAAGAAAGCGAGAGAACTCGGGGATGCCTTGGAGATAGAATGGATCGGCCGCGACCGCCGCTATGCCGAAAAACTCGCCACTCCGGATGTGACTGTCGCCGATCTGATCGGCGAGGTCGACCCGATCAAGGTGGCCGAAGGCAAGTATCTCTCGGATGAAGAGGTGATACATTTCGGGCTGATTCCGCGGGTGAACCGGGGTATTTTCTCAGTTAATGAGCTGCCCGATCTCGCCGAAAAGGTGCAGGTGGGCCTCTTTAATATCATGCAGGAGCGCGACGTCCAGATCAAGGGATTCCTCGTTCGACTGAACCTGGATGTGCTGATCGTCGCGAGCGCGAATCCGGAAGACTACACCAACCGCGGCCGCATCATCACTCCGCTCAAGGATCGCTATTCTTCGCAGATCCGCACTCATTATCCATCCAATCAGGACGTCGAGGCGCGCATTGTCGAGCAGGAACGCCGGCGCTTCGATGAGAACGGCTATGTGGTCGTGTTGCCGGAGTTCATGCGGGACATCCTCACGCAGATCACGTTTCTGGCGCGGCAGAACCCGGACGTCAACCAGCATTCCGGCGTGAGCGTGCGCATGTCGATCAGCAACACTGAGTGTCTCCTCAGCAACGCCGAAAAGCGCGCCATCAGGCTGGGCGAGAAAGAGGCGGTCCCGAGGATAAGCGACCTGCCCTCGATTGTCTCGTCAACCAGCGGCAAGCTGGAGCTGGAATCGTTCTCTTTCGACGGCAAGGAAGACAGACTTGTCAATCACCTTATCAGCGCGGCAATCAAGGAGACGTTCGACAAGTACTTCAATATAAGTTCACTCGGCGAAGTCGTCAAAGCGTTTCATGATGGCGCGACGGCGGTGGTATCGGACTCGCTCGAGTCGGAACAGTACCTGCAGCAATTTTCGGAGATTGAGGCGCTTGAATCCGCTGCCCGGTCGTTGTGCGGGGATTGCACGCCGGCAATGTACGCCTCGGCCGCCGAATTCATTCTCGAAGGATTGTACCTCCATCAGCAAATCCATAAGGAGTCAGTGGGCGGAAAACTTCGGTATAAAGGGTAA
- a CDS encoding SDR family oxidoreductase, with translation MAKRLKDKVAIVVGAGSTPGDTMGNGRATAILFAREGASVMLVDNRLESAEETKKAIDAEGGKSFAFQADVTVPRDCEKMAKACIDQYGKIDILHNNVGIGEGGGPVELSEQDWDKVFSVNLRSMFLTCKYVLPYMESQGSGSVINISSLASIRMAPYPMIAYSASKAGVNAFTRSLAMQYAHQGIRANAILPGLINTPMAIEGISSRLGIAKEDLIRMRDAAVPMNHMGEAWDVAYAALFLASDESKYITGVLLPVDGGLTCKG, from the coding sequence ATGGCCAAGCGATTAAAAGACAAAGTGGCGATTGTGGTGGGCGCGGGCTCAACTCCGGGCGATACGATGGGCAACGGCCGCGCGACAGCCATCCTGTTTGCGCGCGAGGGCGCGTCGGTCATGCTGGTGGACAACCGGCTCGAATCGGCTGAAGAGACAAAGAAGGCAATCGATGCGGAAGGCGGAAAGTCATTTGCCTTTCAGGCCGACGTCACCGTTCCCCGGGATTGTGAAAAGATGGCTAAGGCGTGCATCGACCAGTACGGGAAAATCGATATCCTCCACAACAATGTTGGCATCGGCGAGGGCGGCGGACCGGTCGAGTTGAGCGAGCAGGATTGGGACAAGGTTTTCTCCGTGAACCTGAGGAGCATGTTTCTCACTTGCAAATATGTGCTGCCCTACATGGAGAGCCAGGGCAGCGGCTCGGTCATCAATATCTCTTCGCTCGCGTCGATCCGCATGGCGCCGTATCCGATGATCGCCTACAGCGCCTCCAAGGCCGGCGTCAACGCATTCACGCGCTCGCTCGCAATGCAGTACGCGCACCAGGGCATTCGCGCCAACGCAATTCTGCCCGGCCTCATCAACACTCCGATGGCGATCGAGGGAATATCCTCCCGCCTCGGCATCGCGAAAGAAGATTTGATCCGGATGCGGGATGCCGCCGTGCCGATGAACCACATGGGCGAGGCGTGGGACGTCGCATATGCCGCGCTGTTCCTGGCATCGGACGAGTCCAAATATATCACCGGCGTCCTCCTGCCGGTCGACGGCGGCCTGACCTGCAAGGGATAA
- a CDS encoding zinc ribbon domain-containing protein has product MESLLKRLLYPFIALSVLGLILSLIVHVSALLAIPPPFGESFLLLHIGIFIVWIPAVLVMGPLTREYKQRDLWKGALRGCPPWMKRMALFFFGYAMINFVLFIFLGRGRNAEVPSLIHRGFSGHWMAFYSAALAIMYSAVKVESLPVFRRCPNGHPLSPEAKFCEKCGMPATDIDGLGRE; this is encoded by the coding sequence ATGGAAAGCCTGCTGAAAAGACTGCTCTATCCATTTATCGCCTTGTCGGTCCTGGGGCTCATTTTGAGCCTTATTGTCCACGTTTCTGCTTTACTCGCGATACCTCCTCCTTTCGGGGAATCATTCTTGCTTCTCCATATCGGCATTTTCATTGTCTGGATTCCCGCCGTTTTGGTCATGGGGCCACTCACGCGCGAATACAAGCAAAGGGATCTTTGGAAAGGGGCGCTTCGTGGCTGCCCCCCCTGGATGAAGCGAATGGCTCTCTTCTTCTTCGGCTATGCCATGATCAATTTCGTCCTCTTTATTTTTTTGGGTCGCGGCCGAAATGCAGAGGTTCCCTCCCTTATTCATCGCGGTTTCTCTGGCCACTGGATGGCATTCTATTCGGCGGCGCTGGCGATCATGTATTCGGCGGTGAAGGTGGAGAGCCTTCCGGTTTTCCGGCGCTGTCCGAACGGACATCCTCTTTCTCCAGAAGCGAAATTCTGCGAGAAATGTGGTATGCCGGCGACAGATATCGATGGCTTGGGACGGGAATAA